A part of Candidatus Binatia bacterium genomic DNA contains:
- a CDS encoding glycosyltransferase family 39 protein translates to MSAVTVALVAQLRVHQNPDALTGWVLLISAAVVASLAGWGLPSNPDALGIPPGQVTWRVRRLWWGTAAACAVAASTFLSSGNQMPVVSLVLWMMGFLLGGVALRGWVVSPPGRATPPWSRREVAAVLAMVLLGATARVIWLDSIPRFYFADEARVGWSLVRTYQSGIPNFFTMGWNGWPWVGISLQGLFGPFFGLTTTSLRMSSALMGTLAIGATYLLARELFTPRMAVLATLLFAMCRTAIDFSRLGICHAQLMFYETFAFFWWWRGVNTGRAASYW, encoded by the coding sequence GTGTCGGCGGTTACCGTAGCACTGGTGGCGCAGTTGCGCGTCCACCAGAACCCGGATGCCCTCACTGGCTGGGTGTTGCTCATCAGCGCAGCGGTCGTTGCCTCCCTCGCCGGCTGGGGTCTGCCGTCGAATCCCGATGCGCTTGGGATCCCCCCGGGCCAGGTGACGTGGAGGGTCCGGCGTCTATGGTGGGGCACGGCTGCGGCGTGTGCGGTTGCCGCCTCGACGTTCCTCTCTTCGGGGAACCAAATGCCGGTCGTCTCCCTTGTCCTGTGGATGATGGGATTTCTGCTTGGCGGGGTAGCCCTGCGCGGCTGGGTGGTCTCGCCTCCGGGTCGGGCCACGCCACCGTGGTCCCGGCGGGAGGTGGCAGCTGTCCTCGCCATGGTCTTGCTCGGCGCCACTGCACGGGTGATCTGGCTGGATTCCATCCCGCGCTTCTATTTCGCAGACGAGGCGCGGGTGGGGTGGTCACTAGTGCGTACCTACCAGTCGGGGATCCCCAACTTCTTCACCATGGGATGGAACGGCTGGCCCTGGGTCGGCATTTCGCTGCAAGGGCTGTTCGGCCCGTTCTTCGGCCTGACCACGACCAGCTTGCGCATGTCCTCAGCTCTGATGGGGACACTGGCGATCGGCGCGACCTACCTCCTGGCTCGCGAGTTGTTCACCCCACGCATGGCCGTGCTTGCTACGCTCCTGTTCGCGATGTGCAGAACGGCGATCGACTTCAGCCGTCTCGGTATCTGTCACGCTCAGCTGATGTTCTACGAGACCTTCGCGTTCTTCTGGTGGTGGCGCGGTGTCAACACGGGCCGCGCAGCCAGTTACTGGTGA
- a CDS encoding transaldolase family protein produces the protein MDGQGQSSASTLDAAVISFGQPPGESGRRKLSSSPLLAAVGKAGTVHIYADTADTKEADALVSTDGGAIFSEVDGNTANQPLVHKVMARYLDAGDAAAWARRLRSLQPGLTDDELIPLIYAVICGRIGNDMTRAFGAGRSWQVSLQLHMNLSRNAEAAKRVGRYLRRMVPSGVVKVPFTPQTPHCFLIARDLEREGIPVNFTSTFSARQAVAAGLLADVTLTNIFMGRINQGLKASSLGEHVDLEAQRALRRLRREAGIKTLLIVASIRDWQTFVRVAGCDAFTAPCDAIRGYMTQKEIPAAEVRSQLETSYEDNLGIADDVLRTVGKERIARLYHVEPELVQFMTELRSTKEYQNLRDGDQLYKRFDQAGFGDLFYAPTATEWQELRKNKLPDLSSALTKRLPIDTLYTLLADADFEKFQEDMDRQIRERIG, from the coding sequence GGCGAGCACTCTTGACGCGGCCGTAATCTCATTCGGCCAGCCGCCGGGGGAAAGCGGCCGGCGCAAGCTGTCGTCATCTCCGTTGCTGGCCGCGGTGGGCAAGGCCGGGACGGTCCACATCTACGCCGACACCGCGGACACAAAGGAGGCGGACGCGCTGGTTTCCACCGATGGCGGCGCGATCTTCAGCGAGGTCGACGGCAACACCGCCAATCAGCCCTTGGTGCACAAGGTCATGGCGCGTTATCTCGACGCAGGCGATGCCGCGGCCTGGGCACGCCGCTTACGTTCGCTCCAGCCCGGCCTCACGGATGACGAGCTCATCCCGTTGATCTACGCCGTCATCTGCGGCCGCATCGGCAACGACATGACACGGGCCTTCGGCGCCGGACGCAGCTGGCAGGTGAGCCTGCAGCTGCACATGAACCTGAGTCGCAATGCGGAGGCCGCCAAGCGCGTCGGCCGCTACCTGCGCCGCATGGTGCCGTCCGGCGTCGTCAAGGTACCGTTCACGCCGCAGACACCGCACTGTTTTCTGATCGCGCGGGATCTCGAACGCGAAGGCATCCCGGTCAACTTCACCTCGACCTTCTCCGCGCGCCAGGCAGTCGCTGCCGGGCTCCTCGCCGACGTCACGCTCACCAACATCTTCATGGGGCGCATCAACCAAGGGCTCAAGGCCTCGTCACTTGGCGAGCACGTGGACCTCGAAGCGCAGCGCGCCCTCCGGCGCCTGCGGCGCGAGGCGGGCATCAAAACCCTGCTCATCGTCGCGAGCATCCGTGACTGGCAGACCTTCGTCCGCGTAGCGGGATGCGACGCCTTCACCGCACCGTGCGACGCCATTCGGGGCTACATGACTCAAAAAGAGATCCCGGCCGCCGAGGTTCGAAGCCAGCTGGAAACCTCATACGAGGATAATTTGGGGATTGCGGATGACGTGCTGCGCACAGTCGGTAAAGAGCGCATCGCACGGCTTTATCACGTCGAGCCCGAACTGGTTCAATTCATGACCGAGCTGCGGTCAACCAAGGAGTACCAGAATCTGCGCGACGGCGATCAGCTCTACAAGCGTTTCGACCAGGCGGGATTCGGCGATCTGTTCTACGCGCCGACGGCAACCGAGTGGCAGGAGCTACGCAAGAATAAGCTCCCCGATCTCAGCTCGGCGCTCACCAAGCGCCTTCCCATCGACACCCTGTACACTCTGCTCGCGGACGCGGACTTCGAGAAGTTCCAGGAAGACATGGACCGCCAGATCCGGGAGCGCATCGGTTGA